A genomic segment from Deinococcus cellulosilyticus NBRC 106333 = KACC 11606 encodes:
- a CDS encoding NAD-dependent epimerase/dehydratase family protein — protein sequence MNVLVLGGSRFVGWYIVHSLLKAGHQVSVFNRGRSNTDLPAEVEQLVGDRNTDLSALQGRSWDAVIDVNAYVPRQVRQIVEVLKGRVEHYVLVSTISVYSDSAEVPITEESPVIELENKDTEEVTGETYGGLKVLCERTLAELWGEKHTILRLGLVVGGRDLTFRFPFWVKRALEGDEMIAPNKPVSPVQFVFVKDIADFAVHTVENQIYGTFNTVREPELWGEVLREIVQQAGTDAPLTWVDGNFLLEQGVRPWMDLPIWLPEQPEFIGMLSVSDRKAKLNGMPSSPLPEVVEDMVTWAKTQPDEAFKEGLSKERIREILNAWHALHP from the coding sequence ATGAACGTTCTGGTCCTCGGAGGAAGTCGTTTTGTTGGCTGGTACATCGTGCACAGCCTGCTGAAAGCAGGGCATCAGGTCAGTGTTTTCAACCGGGGTCGCAGCAACACCGACCTTCCTGCAGAAGTGGAACAGCTTGTGGGAGACCGCAACACCGATCTGTCTGCATTGCAGGGCAGAAGCTGGGACGCTGTGATTGATGTGAATGCCTACGTTCCCAGGCAGGTCCGGCAGATTGTCGAGGTTTTGAAGGGAAGGGTGGAGCATTACGTTCTGGTGTCCACCATCTCGGTGTATTCCGACAGTGCAGAGGTCCCGATCACTGAGGAGAGCCCGGTCATCGAACTGGAAAACAAAGACACCGAGGAGGTCACCGGAGAAACTTACGGTGGTCTGAAGGTGCTGTGTGAACGCACCCTGGCAGAACTGTGGGGCGAGAAGCACACCATCCTGAGGCTGGGTCTGGTGGTGGGGGGCCGGGACCTGACCTTCCGTTTTCCGTTCTGGGTCAAGCGTGCTCTGGAAGGAGATGAGATGATTGCTCCAAACAAACCCGTCAGTCCAGTGCAGTTTGTCTTCGTAAAAGACATTGCAGATTTTGCGGTGCACACTGTAGAAAACCAGATTTATGGCACCTTCAACACCGTCCGTGAACCTGAGCTGTGGGGCGAGGTGCTGCGCGAGATTGTGCAACAGGCGGGAACGGATGCTCCCCTCACCTGGGTGGATGGCAACTTCCTGCTGGAGCAGGGGGTGCGCCCGTGGATGGACCTGCCCATCTGGCTCCCTGAGCAGCCTGAGTTCATCGGGATGCTGAGCGTGAGCGACAGAAAGGCAAAACTGAACGGCATGCCCTCCTCTCCCCTGCCTGAAGTGGTGGAGGACATGGTGACCTGGGCAAAAACCCAGCCTGATGAGGCCTTCAAAGAGGGACTGTCAAAAGAACGCATCCGGGAGATCCTGAACGCATGGCACGCACTGCATCCCTGA
- the thrC gene encoding threonine synthase, translating to MSGLLEKYRQYLPVNENTPLLSLHEGNTPLIHATHLSKRLGVELYLKYEGLNPTGSFKDRGMVMAVAKALEDGSRSIICASTGNTSAAAAAYATRSGLRCIVLIPNGNIALGKLAQAMVYGAEIIAIEGNFDEALDLVREISAVEPITLVNSVNPFRLEGQKTAAFEVVDVLGDAPDVLAIPVGNAGNISAYWKGFKEYKEAGKNQNLPRMFGFQAAGAAPLVLGHKVDNPETIATAIRIGNPASAHFARAAVEESGGLFDSVTDDEILEAYRQIALEGVFCEPASAASVAGILKLESQGRLEELKGKRIVCVLTGNGLKDPNTAIKAVNAQPVVVKADLESVMRVIKQK from the coding sequence ATGTCCGGACTTCTTGAAAAATACCGCCAGTACTTGCCCGTCAATGAAAATACCCCCCTCCTGAGCCTGCACGAGGGCAACACCCCTCTGATTCACGCCACCCACCTCTCCAAGCGCCTCGGGGTCGAACTGTACCTGAAGTACGAAGGTCTGAACCCCACGGGCTCTTTCAAGGACCGTGGCATGGTGATGGCGGTGGCCAAGGCCCTGGAGGACGGTTCCAGAAGCATCATCTGTGCTTCCACCGGGAACACCTCTGCTGCTGCTGCTGCCTACGCCACCCGCAGTGGCCTGCGCTGCATTGTGCTGATTCCCAACGGGAACATTGCGCTTGGCAAACTGGCCCAGGCGATGGTGTACGGTGCAGAGATCATTGCCATTGAAGGCAACTTCGATGAGGCGCTCGATCTGGTGCGTGAAATCAGTGCGGTGGAGCCCATCACCCTGGTGAACTCGGTGAACCCTTTCCGTCTGGAAGGACAGAAGACCGCAGCTTTCGAAGTGGTGGATGTGCTGGGCGATGCTCCTGACGTGCTCGCCATTCCTGTGGGGAACGCAGGCAACATCTCTGCCTATTGGAAGGGTTTCAAGGAGTACAAAGAGGCCGGAAAGAACCAGAACCTGCCCCGCATGTTTGGTTTTCAGGCTGCAGGTGCGGCCCCTCTGGTGCTCGGCCACAAGGTGGACAACCCCGAAACCATTGCAACTGCCATTCGCATTGGCAACCCTGCATCTGCACACTTTGCAAGGGCTGCTGTGGAAGAGTCGGGCGGCCTCTTTGACAGTGTGACCGACGATGAAATCCTGGAAGCCTACCGCCAGATTGCCCTGGAAGGCGTGTTCTGTGAGCCTGCCAGTGCAGCCAGTGTCGCGGGCATCCTGAAACTCGAGAGCCAGGGCCGTCTGGAAGAGCTGAAAGGCAAACGCATCGTGTGCGTGCTGACCGGCAACGGTCTCAAAGACCCCAACACCGCCA